A single window of Eucalyptus grandis isolate ANBG69807.140 chromosome 1, ASM1654582v1, whole genome shotgun sequence DNA harbors:
- the LOC104437281 gene encoding ribosome-binding factor PSRP1, chloroplastic, with protein MAAALFAPSLQTPLHGPRHSPPSPASASASASAFPVSNLGSPLLSAARTWVPGLSSSRSSFFASRFSDIVGNFSARMARGESRGPMVVCMSWDGPLSSVKLIIQGKNLEMNSSVKSYVEEKVGKAVQKHSHLVREVDVRLSLRGGEFGKGPKVRRCEVTLFTKRHGVVRAEEEAESVYGSIDLVSSIIQRKLRKIKEKESDHGRHMKKFDRLKVREPVVVPPVVEDDVEDVPQQEDEDYDEIIRTKYFEMPPLTVAEAIEQLENVDHDFYGFRNEETGEINILYKRKAGGYGLIVPKGDGKAQKLEPVVVEPAKEPSFAE; from the exons ATGGCCGCCGCCCTCTTCGCGCCGTCTCTGCAGACGCCCTTGCACGGCCCCCGCCACTCGCCGCCGTCcccggcgtcggcgtcggcgtcggcgtcggcttTTCCTGTCTCCAATCTGGGCTCGCCGCTCCTGTCGGCGGCGAGGACCTGGGTCCCGGGACTGTCGTCGAGCAGATCGTCCTTCTTTGCCAGCCGCTTCAGCGACATTGTAGGTAATTTCAGCGCGAGAATGGCGAGGGGCGAATCCCGCGGGCCGATGGTCGTGTGCATGTCCTGGGATGGACCGCTCTCTTCCGTCAAATTGATCATTCAAGGCAAAAACCTGGAG ATGAATAGTTCAGTGAAGTCTTATGTTGAGGAAAAAGTTGGGAAGGCTGTGCAGAAGCACAGCCACCTCGTGCGCGAGGTCGATGTCAGGCTGTCGCTTCGAGGCGGAGAGTTTGGAAAAGGCCCCAAAGTTCGCAGATGTGAG GTTACATTGTTCACCAAGAGGCATGGTGTGGTTCGAGCCGAGGAAGAGGCAGAGTCAGTCTATGGAAGTATCGATTTGGTATCGTCGATTATACAGAGGAAGTTGAGAAAGATTAAGGAGAAGGAATCTGATCATGGTAGGCACATGAAGAAATTTGATAGGCTGAAGGTTAGAGAACCCGTGGTGGTGCCGCCAGTTGTGGAGGATGATGTTGAGGATGTTCCTCAACAAGAAGATGAGGACTATGATGAG ATCATCAGGACCAAGTACTTTGAGATGCCACCTTTAACGGTAGCTGAAGCAATTGAGCAACTGGAAAATGTTGATCACGACTTCTATGGGTTCCGGAATGAAGAAACCG GTGAGATCAACATTCTGTACAAGAGAAAAGCTGGGGGATATGGTCTGATTGTACCGAAAGGAGACGGTAAAGCACAGAAATTAGAGCCTGTGGTAGTAGAACCAGCCAAAGAGCCATCTTTCGCTGAGTGA
- the LOC104437265 gene encoding two-component response regulator-like APRR9, translating into MGEAVVSSSDGTEARMEEEGGCGVAAEKPAGSPCGVVKWERFLPRMVLRVLLVEADDSTRQIIAALLRKCSYKVAAVPDGMKAWELLKGRPHSIDLILTEVDLPSISGYPLLTLIMEHDICKNIPVIMMSTQDAVGTVYKCMLRGAADYLVKPIRRNELKNLWQHVWRRQASTASASGQEDETNALQKVEATAENNATSNQSSGYMACVERDKELIEKGSDAQSSCTKPDLEAEVTEIEQVPDFSRPGWDKSSVNDNKVAMPEEKMKSTQEGLVLQEDADVAMVDAHRSSHALTQIKDARSEVHRGDENAASDWCGDNDGIMNSYRQAINLIGAFENNSHVCYVDRPSNYGMRQSDLSTHLDLSLKRSDPSAFGNHEERQTLKHSDASAFSRYVNKSSQPLRPQSINVPIRQMARGSNPDKEALHVADDSKPDTPVPVQSTPMSMIASGSTQSRQSEYFLSCPPQSGFPAPIPVRGVRFDNLSTDYGSVFPRVHCGQSVPSPVPSPSTAGQQDAFFRTESLHQSSCENNNCDRAQNPLDQNTSNSSNQSRYKQEFKFDSLEDRGHISPGTDRSATSSFCNGTLTRLSSLDCGSISGSNGNINQVSATRHAGESIGGDSLVAQDGSSRRATQREAALAKFRMKRKDRCYEKKVRYESRKKLAEQRPRVKGQFVRQVPADPTPGETDS; encoded by the exons atgggggagGCGGTGGTGAGCAGCAGCGACGGCACGGAGGCGAggatggaggaggagggcggCTGCGGGGTGGCGGCGGAGAAGCCTGCGGGGAGCCCGTGCGGGGTGGTGAAGTGGGAGCGGTTCCTGCCGAGGATGGTGCTGCGGGTGCTGCTCGTCGAGGCCGACGACTCCACCAGGCAGATCATCGCCGCGCTCCTCAGGAAATGCAGCTACAAAG TTGCAGCTGTTCCCGATGGTATGAAGGCTTGGGAGTTACTGAAGGGAAGACCTCACAGCATCGATCTCATATTGACCGAAGTGGATTTGCCATCAATATCTGGATATCCTCTTCTTACTCTAATCATGGAGCATGATATATGCAAAAATATTCCAGTCATAA TGATGTCCACACAGGATGCTGTCGGCACGGTGTACAAGTGCATGTTGAGAGGTGCTGCTGACTATCTTGTCAAGCCTATTAGGAGAAATGAATTGAAGAACTTGTGGCAACATGTTTGGAGAAGACAAGCC TCAACTGCCAGTGCAAGTGGCCAAGAAGATGAGACTAATGCATTGCAGAAGGTCGAAGCAACTGCTGAAAATAATGCTACGAGTAATCAGTCAAGTGGGTACATGGCTTGTGTCGAGAGAGACaaggaattgattgagaaaggAAGCGATGCTCAG AGTTCTTGTACAAAGCCAGACTTGGAAGCTGAGGTTACAGAAATAGAACAGGTGCCAGATTTTTCTCGGCCTGGGTGGGACAAGTCTTCTGTGAATGACAATAAGGTAGCAATGCccgaagagaaaatgaaatcaACTCAGGAAGGACTTGTATTGCAAGAGGATGCTGATGTTG CTATGGTGGATGCCCACAGAAGTTCTCATGCATTGACTCAGATCAAGGATGCCAGGTCTGAAGTTCACAGGGGGGATGAAAATGCTGCTAGTGATTGGTGTGGTGATAATGATGGAATAATGAACTCATATAGACAAGCGATCAACTTAATTGGAGCATTTGAGAATAATTCACATGTCTGTTATGTTGATCGTCCATCCAATTATGGCATGAGACAGTCAGACTTATCAACGCACCTGGATCTTTCCTTGAAAAGATCTGATCCTAGCGCGTTTGGAAATCATGAAGAGAGGCAAACACTCAAGCATTCTGATGCTTCGGCATTTTCACG GTATGTGAACAAGTCTTCGCAACCATTACGGCCACAGTCAATTAATGTTCCTATTCGGCAGATGGCCCGTGGAAGCAACCCTGATAAAGAGGCTTTGCATGTTGCTGATGATAGTAAGCCTGACACTCCTGTTCCTGTGCAAAGCACTCCAATGAGTATGATTGCATCAGGAAGCACTCAATCTAGGCAGTCCGAATACTTCCTTTCGTGCCCTCCGCAGAGTGGTTTTCCGGCTCCCATTCCGGTGAGAGGTGTCAGGTTTGACAATCTAAGCACGGATTATGGTTCCGTGTTTCCTCGAGTACACTGTGGGCAATCAGTTCCCTCACCAGTGCCAAGTCCAAGTACTGCTGGCCAGCAAGATGCTTTCTTCCGCACTGAATCGCTTCATCAGTCAAGttgtgaaaataataattgtGATCGCGCACAAAACCCACTTGATCAAAACACAAGCAACTCCTCCAACCAGAGTAGGTACAAACAGGAGTTTAAGTTTGATTCATTGGAGGATCGAGGACATATTTCACCCGGTACGGACAGGAGTGCAACTAGCAGCTTCTGCAATGGCACATTAACTCGGCTTAGTAGTCTTGACTGTGGAAGTATCTCAGGAAGTAATGGCAATATAAATCAGGTCTCTGCAACGAGGCATGCTGGTGAGAGCATCGGTGGAGATAGTCTTGTTGCTCAAGATGGAAGCTCTCGACGAGCTACGCAGAGAGAAGCAGCTTTAGCGAAGTTTCGCATGAAGCGAAAAGATAGATGCTATGAAAAGAAG GTTCGGTATGAAAGCAGAAAAAAACTCGCGGAGCAGCGGCCGCGAGTGAAAGGACAATTTGTACGGCAAGTGCCTGCGGATCCTACACCTGGAGAAACTGATTCTTGA
- the LOC104437255 gene encoding NDR1/HIN1-like protein 26: protein MSQVLIRSPQHCARRGFSIDKRHKKLLLAFLTTLTSFVALVILVWLILHPAKPQFTIKEADIDQLNISSPRLNSSIQLTLLAENPNGKVGIYYDDLQAYAAYRGQQITVGSTLPPFYQGYQHSDLLTASLVGNGLPVADSLGYQVERDQTAGKLALSIKLNGQLRWKVGTWVSRKNMLNVNCVVVMAFQPGALVTPLSSKQGSRCSTSI, encoded by the coding sequence ATGTCTCAAGTCCTCATCAGATCACCACAGCACTGCGCAAGGCGAGGATTCAGCATCGACAAGCGCCACAAGAAGCTGCTCTTGGCATTCCTCACCACCCTGACTTCATTCGTCGCGCTGGTTATTCTTGTTTGGCTCATCCTCCACCCGGCCAAGCCTCAGTTCACCATCAAGGAAGCCGATATCGACCAGCTCAACATATCCAGTCCTCGCCTCAACTCCTCTATCCAGCTCACTTTGCTCGCCGAGAACCCTAATGGGAAGGTCGGGATTTACTATGACGACCTACAAGCTTATGCTGCTTATAGGGGTCAGCAGATAACAGTCGGATCCACTCTTCCTCCATTCTATCAAGGGTATCAACACAGCGATCTCCTGACTGCTTCCTTGGTTGGAAACGGACTCCCAGTGGCTGATTCTCTCGGTTACCAAGTGGAACGCGATCAGACGGCTGGTAAACTAGCGTTGAGCATCAAGTTGAATGGACAGCTGCGGTGGAAGGTCGGGACTTGGGTTTCCAGGAAAAACATGCTCAATGTCAATTGCGTCGTGGTCATGGCCTTCCAGCCTGGTGCCCTGGTTACCCCCTTAAGCTCGAAGCAGGGGAGTCGGTGTTCGACTTCCATATAA
- the LOC104437248 gene encoding uncharacterized protein LOC104437248, translating into MSRPGPKIRHRFATPQSLSDWLKPRLPSDSFASWGVKPGTKNVHNLWLEISEGETSLADSVPPIRTVSVVSVRVVGADGRVLVESRQELSDGSVRHRCRPLSEKMKPSETPEVAVIRAVREELGSVIRAEVGNIGDVVRIVPGSYKMKVEERNSLSYPGLPACYMLHSFEVEVDGLPEEAEFCTEEEEEYEGSGDAGVANGAVSVKRHYWKWVGADSIES; encoded by the coding sequence ATGTCCCGCCCCGGCCCCAAGATCCGCCACCGCTTCGCCACCCCGCAGTCCCTCTCCGACTGGCTCAAGCCCCGGCTGCCCTCCGACTCCTTCGCCTCCTGGGGCGTCAAGCCCGGCACCAAGAACGTCCACAACCTCTGGCTCGAGATCTCCGAGGGCGAGACCTCGCTCGCCGACTCCGTTCCCCCAATCCGCACCGTCAGCGTCGTCTCCGTCCGCGTCGTCGGGGCCGACGGTCGGGTTCTCGTCGAGTCGCGCCAGGAGCTCTCCGACGGCAGCGTCCGCCACCGGTGCAGGCCCTTGTCGGAGAAGATGAAGCCGAGCGAGACGCCCGAGGTGGCGGTGATCAGGGCCGTGAGGGAAGAACTGGGATCGGTGATTCGGGCGGAGGTCGGGAATATTGGGGATGTGGTGAGGATTGTTCCGGGATCATATAAGATGAAAGTGGAGGAGAGGAATTCATTGTCTTATCCGGGATTGCCGGCCTGTTACATGCTGCACTCGTTTGAGGTGGAGGTCGATGGGTTGCCGGAGGAGGCAGAGTTCTGcacggaggaggaagaggaatatGAAGGTAGCGGTGATGCAGGTGTTGCGAACGGAGCGGTTTCCGTGAAGAGGCATTACTGGAAATGGGTGGGTGCTGATTctattgaatcttga